Proteins encoded in a region of the Tripterygium wilfordii isolate XIE 37 chromosome 21, ASM1340144v1, whole genome shotgun sequence genome:
- the LOC119989498 gene encoding uncharacterized protein At5g41620-like, which translates to MKKITGKEEPPTTFSATKALNLKPGSDLDFSRKSTLRKTRNPSLTRLKRTGAPVGRRSRPETPLLKWKTEDKKKTPAVEDEELEGDRRGRRRSAKVVSARKLAAGLWRMQLPETVASGGGDRSRDRLEIQPSSSHVGVSFISRQSGKAYEEDPKDPLLSPCSISSGKNGFLYKLEPAFQFSNPLMEGATKWDPVSLETTDEVCQIYGQMKRLDQQVSAVSVVSALEAELEQSRARIQELETERRSSKKKLEQFLRKVSEERSAWRSREHEKIRAFIDDMKSDLSREKRSRHRFEIVNSKLVNELADAKISAKRYMQDFEKERKARELIEEVCDELAKEIGEDKAEFEALKRESMKFREEVDEERKMLQIAEVWREERVQMKLVDAKVALEQRYSQMNKLVADLETFLRSRNAILDVKEMQEAELLRQAAASINVQDIQEFTYEPPNPDDIFSVFEDFNFCEQNEREIEASAACSPASHASKIHTVSPEVNVVNKDGIQKYSNAYNDPDEEIEEDESGWETVSHLEDQGSSYSPEGIAMSVNKNHRNSNVSGSGTEREENGCGETPITEISEVCSMPTKQLKKVSSIASLWRSCPINGENYKIITVEGINGRISNGRKSSVGIVSPDQGSSNGGVSPPDLVGHWSSPDSGNPHIARGMKGCIEWPRGAQKNSLKAKLLEARMGSQKVQLRHVLKQKI; encoded by the exons ATGAAGAAGATCACCGGCAAAGAGGAGCCTCCGACGACATTTTCGGCGACCAAAGCTTTGAATCTGAAACCGGGATCGGATCTCGACTTCTCGCGCAAATCCACACTCCGCAAGACCCGGAACCCGAGCCTGACCCGGTTGAAGCGTACCGGAGCTCCAGTTGGGAGACGGAGCCGGCCCGAGACGCCGTTGCTGAAATGGAAGACAGAAGATAAGAAGAAAACTCCCGCTGTTGAGGATGAGGAGCTGGAGGGTGACCGGAGAGGTCGCAGGAGAAGCGCGAAGGTGGTATCGGCGAGGAAACTTGCCGCTGGCCTTTGGAGGATGCAGCTGCCGGAGACCGTCGCCAGTGGTGGTGGGGATAGGAGCAGGGATCGGTTAGAGATTCAG CCTTCTTCCAGTCATGTTGGCGTCTCATTTATATCTCGTCAAAGCGGCAAAGCATATGAGGAAGATCCAAAGGATCCATTACTAAGCCCCTGTTCTATTTCTAGTGGAAAGAATGGATTCTTATATAAG CTTGAACCAGCATTTCAGTTTTCCAACCCTCTAATGGAGGGTGCGACAAAGTGGGATCCTGTTTCTTTGGAAACGACAGATGAGGTCTGTCAGATATATGGACAGATGAAGCGCCTGGACCAGCAAGTAAGTGCTGTATCAGTGGTTTCTGCACTTGAAGCTGAACTGGAGCAGTCTCGAGCTCGCATTCAGGAGCTGGAGACCGAACGTCGGTCCTCCAAAAagaaacttgagcaattccTGAGGAAAGTCAGCGAGGAGAGGTCTGCATGGCGTAGTAGAGAGCATGAGAAAATCCGAGCATTTATAGATGATATGAAATCTGATTTAAGCCGAGAAAAGAGAAGTCGTCATAGGTTTGAAATTGTTAACTCCAAATTGGTTAATGAGCTTGCTGATGCTAAGATATCAGCAAAGCGATATATGCAGGAttttgaaaaggaaagaaaagccaGAGAATTGATTGAGGAAGTTTGTGATGAGCTTGCTAAGGAGATTGGAGAGGACAAGGCTgaatttgaagcattgaaaaGGGAATCTATGAAATTTCGGGAGGAAGTAGATGAGGAAAGGAAAATGTTGCAGATAGCTGAGGTCTGGCGCGAAGAACGTGTGCAGATGAAGTTGGTTGATGCTAAGGTGGCACTTGAACAGAGGTATTCTCAAATGAACAAGCTTGTAGCAGATTTAGAAACTTTTCTGAGGTCAAGAAATGCAATTCTAGATGTGAAGGAAATGCAAGAAGCAGAGTTGCTTCGACAGGCTGCTGCATCAATTAATGTTCAAGACATCCAGGAGTTTACATATGAGCCACCTAATCCAGATGATATTTTCTCTGTTTTCgaagatttcaatttttgtgaacAAAATGAGAGGGAAATTGAAGCCTCTGCAGCATGTAGTCCTGCTAGTCATGCTTCGAAAATTCATACAGTGAGTCCTGAGGTCAATGTGGTTAATAAGGACGGCATTCAGAAATACTCGAATGCATACAATGATCCTGATGAGGaaatagaagaagatgaaagtggGTGGGAAACTGTCAGCCATCTTGAGGATCAGGGATCAAGCTATTCACCAGAGGGGATTGCCATGTCTGTCAACAAGAATCACCGAAACAGTAACGTATCAGGAAGTGGAACTGAACGGGAAGAAAATGGATGCGGAGAAACGCCAATTACAGAAATCAGTGAAGTCTGTTCAATGCCGACCAAGCAACTAAAGAAGGTGTCGTCCATAGCCAGCCTCTGGAGATCATGCCCGATCAATGGTGAGAACTACAAAATAATAACTGTTGAGGGAATAAATGGTAGGATATCGAATGGGAGGAAATCCAGTGTGGGTATTGTTTCTCCTGACCAGGGGTCCAGTAACGGTGGCGTCAGCCCCCCTGATCTGGTGGGCCACTGGAGTTCTCCTGACTCTGGAAATCCTCACATAGCTCGAGGGATGAAAGGATGCATCGAATGGCCTCGTGGTGCGCAGAAGAACAGTTTGAAGGCAAAGCTTTTGGAGGCAAGAATGGGGAGCCAGAAAGTCCAACTGCGTCATGTTCTTAAGCAGAAGATCTAG